One region of Aestuariirhabdus haliotis genomic DNA includes:
- the lolA gene encoding outer membrane lipoprotein chaperone LolA has product MRYANLMRLLLIVLMSSWSAFVAAADIDDLNSLLAKATSINAQFEQLTMDASGARVQESQGQLVVERPDRFRWQVATPFPQLVISDGKTVSIYDPDLEQLTVQSLDPRAGTTPALILSGNSEAIERDFSVKALAQDGEVTRFQLQPRAPDSLFESLELEFVNDHISAMQLVDSLGSRTRIDFSSVQTNIPIDAELFEMNVPEGTDIIEDLR; this is encoded by the coding sequence ATGAGGTATGCAAACCTAATGCGTCTGTTACTGATAGTGCTGATGAGCTCCTGGTCTGCTTTTGTGGCGGCCGCCGATATCGATGATCTCAATAGTCTGCTGGCTAAAGCTACGAGTATTAATGCTCAATTCGAACAGCTGACGATGGACGCCAGCGGTGCTCGTGTGCAGGAATCCCAGGGGCAGTTAGTTGTTGAGCGACCAGATCGGTTTCGCTGGCAGGTGGCGACACCTTTTCCCCAGTTGGTGATATCCGATGGCAAAACGGTGTCAATTTACGATCCGGATCTGGAACAGCTTACTGTACAATCCCTCGATCCCAGAGCGGGGACGACACCTGCCTTGATTCTCAGTGGTAACAGCGAAGCCATCGAGCGTGACTTTTCAGTAAAGGCTCTGGCTCAAGACGGTGAAGTTACTCGTTTTCAACTTCAGCCACGAGCTCCAGATTCTCTCTTTGAAAGTCTGGAGTTGGAATTTGTGAACGACCATATTAGTGCCATGCAGTTGGTCGATTCCCTCGGCTCGCGCACTCGCATAGATTTTTCATCGGTTCAAACCAATATACCGATAGATGCTGAGCTATTTGAGATGAATGTGCCTGAGGGTACCGATATTATCGAAGATCTGCGCTAA
- a CDS encoding DNA translocase FtsK, translating to MKNSKAAKPASTTTLGQQFSLRLREGGLILLVALCFYMLMALSTYHSNDPGWSSAVSHGEIHNAAGRSGAWFSDLLFSLFGIFAYLFPLILCVKAWQLFRGRHNPFRWKPSLLALRTTGLILTLVSGAALATLHFTSINSALPESAGGILGDIVANGATDNLGRPGLTLVLVSFFLIGVTVFTDLSWIKLMDRTGRLTVRLFEVLQNLVLDWKKRFSARREVKAIEKVKQERKVVIAQEVKKQKARPPVKIATPVKKVETSKRVVKERQTSLFDEPVKGDLPPLALLDQADKSAVHGYSAESLEGMSKLLEIKLKDFGVIAEVVAVHPGPVITRFEIQPAAGVKVSKITNLAKDLARSLAVISVRVVEVIPGKSVVGIEIPNEDRNTVYFSEVVGSSAYDDAVSPLSLALGHDIAGDPVVVNLAKMPHLLVAGTTGSGKSVGVNAMILSMLLKANPDEVRLIMVDPKMLELSIYDGIPHLLSPVVTDMKDAANALRWCVAEMERRYKLMAAMGVRNVAGFNRKIKDAEKAGEPLTDPLYEPLGESDVPPNLETLPFIVVVVDEFADMIMIVGKKVEELIARIAQKARAAGIHLILATQRPSVDVITGLIKANVPTRIAFQVSSKIDSRTILDQGGAEQLLGHGDMLYLPPGSGVPIRVHGAFVSDEEVHRVVDDWKKRGEPDFVDEILNGAPTEGDVSLGGGGDAEDVDVLYDQAVAFVTETRRASISSVQRKYKIGYNRAARLIESMEMAGVVSAMGSNGSREVLAPPPPRD from the coding sequence TTGAAAAACTCCAAGGCAGCGAAGCCAGCTTCAACAACCACATTAGGTCAGCAATTTTCCTTGCGCTTGCGAGAGGGGGGGCTGATCCTCTTGGTGGCGCTTTGTTTTTACATGCTCATGGCATTAAGCACGTACCATAGCAACGATCCTGGGTGGTCGAGTGCGGTCAGCCATGGTGAGATCCATAACGCGGCTGGTAGGAGTGGCGCCTGGTTCTCCGACCTGTTGTTTTCCCTGTTCGGTATTTTTGCTTATCTTTTTCCGTTGATTCTCTGTGTGAAAGCCTGGCAGTTGTTCCGCGGGCGACACAATCCATTCCGTTGGAAACCCTCCTTGCTGGCGCTGAGAACCACAGGATTAATTCTGACTCTGGTATCCGGCGCTGCGTTAGCCACTCTGCACTTCACTTCGATCAATAGCGCTTTACCCGAGTCTGCGGGCGGCATTCTAGGCGACATTGTGGCAAACGGTGCAACGGATAATCTCGGGCGTCCCGGCTTGACGCTGGTGTTGGTGAGTTTCTTCCTGATCGGCGTGACGGTCTTTACAGACCTTTCCTGGATAAAGCTGATGGACCGCACAGGTCGGTTAACCGTGCGTTTATTTGAAGTGTTGCAAAACCTTGTTCTGGATTGGAAAAAGCGTTTTTCTGCTCGGCGCGAAGTCAAGGCGATTGAGAAGGTTAAGCAAGAACGAAAAGTGGTTATTGCCCAGGAAGTGAAGAAGCAAAAGGCGCGGCCACCGGTCAAAATTGCCACCCCCGTTAAAAAAGTCGAAACCAGCAAGCGGGTGGTGAAAGAGCGGCAAACCAGCCTGTTTGATGAGCCTGTAAAAGGCGATTTACCCCCGCTGGCATTACTTGATCAAGCCGATAAGAGCGCCGTACATGGCTATTCTGCTGAATCTCTGGAGGGGATGTCCAAGCTGCTGGAGATTAAACTGAAAGACTTTGGCGTTATTGCCGAGGTGGTTGCGGTGCATCCGGGGCCGGTCATTACACGCTTTGAAATCCAACCGGCAGCGGGTGTCAAGGTCAGCAAAATAACCAATCTGGCCAAAGATCTTGCGAGATCGCTGGCGGTTATTAGTGTGCGAGTAGTTGAGGTGATTCCCGGAAAGTCAGTGGTGGGTATTGAAATCCCCAACGAAGACCGCAATACCGTGTATTTTTCTGAGGTGGTAGGCTCTTCAGCTTATGATGATGCAGTTTCACCTCTGAGCTTGGCCTTGGGGCACGATATTGCCGGTGATCCGGTGGTCGTAAACCTGGCCAAGATGCCGCACCTTCTGGTTGCCGGTACCACGGGGTCGGGTAAGTCGGTTGGTGTGAATGCCATGATTTTGAGCATGTTGTTAAAAGCCAATCCGGATGAAGTGCGCTTGATTATGGTTGATCCAAAAATGCTGGAGCTGTCTATTTATGACGGCATTCCGCATTTGTTATCGCCAGTGGTTACGGACATGAAAGATGCCGCTAACGCGTTGCGCTGGTGTGTGGCTGAGATGGAGCGTCGTTATAAACTGATGGCGGCCATGGGAGTAAGGAATGTTGCTGGCTTCAATCGCAAGATAAAAGACGCTGAAAAAGCCGGTGAACCGCTAACTGATCCTCTGTATGAGCCGCTTGGCGAAAGCGATGTTCCTCCCAACCTTGAAACCTTGCCCTTTATTGTCGTAGTGGTCGATGAATTTGCCGATATGATAATGATTGTCGGTAAGAAAGTTGAGGAGCTGATTGCTCGTATCGCGCAGAAAGCCCGGGCTGCCGGTATTCACCTTATTCTTGCAACCCAGCGCCCGTCGGTAGATGTGATCACTGGGTTGATCAAGGCCAACGTGCCGACACGTATTGCGTTTCAGGTGTCATCCAAGATTGACTCCCGCACCATTTTGGATCAGGGCGGTGCAGAGCAGTTGCTGGGGCACGGCGACATGCTCTACTTACCGCCAGGCAGTGGTGTCCCCATTCGGGTTCATGGTGCGTTCGTTTCGGATGAGGAAGTTCATCGCGTTGTTGATGACTGGAAAAAACGTGGGGAGCCTGACTTTGTCGATGAGATTCTTAATGGCGCTCCTACCGAGGGCGATGTCAGCCTGGGGGGGGGAGGAGACGCAGAAGATGTCGATGTGCTCTATGATCAGGCCGTTGCGTTTGTCACTGAAACGCGACGGGCATCGATCTCTTCGGTGCAACGTAAATACAAGATTGGTTATAACCGAGCAGCTCGCTTGATCGAAAGTATGGAAATGGCTGGTGTGGTCAGTGCCATGGGGTCTAACGGTAGCCGTGAAGTGTTGGCACCACCCCCACCAAGAGACTAA
- the trxB gene encoding thioredoxin-disulfide reductase, giving the protein MNETKHARLIILGAGPAGYTAAVYAARANLNPVLITGIQPGGQLTTTTEVDNWPSGAEGLQGPELMERMREHAERFDTEIVYDHINAANLNERPFKLTGDSGEYSCDALIIATGASALYLGLPSEEAFMGKGVSACATCDGFFYKNQKVAVVGGGNTAVEEALYLSNIASEVTLIHRRDKLRSEKILQDKLLEKAENGNIRLEWNHTLEEVLGDDSGVTGARIKSTESGETKDLDVAGVFIAIGHKPNTDLFEGQLEMKDGFLKVNSGTEGNATQTTIPGVFAAGDVADHIYRQAITSSGTGCMAALDAERFLDDE; this is encoded by the coding sequence ATGAACGAGACCAAACACGCACGGCTGATCATCCTGGGCGCAGGCCCAGCCGGCTACACTGCCGCCGTTTATGCTGCTCGAGCGAACCTCAACCCGGTACTGATTACCGGAATTCAGCCTGGCGGACAGCTCACCACAACGACCGAAGTAGACAACTGGCCTTCTGGAGCTGAAGGACTGCAGGGCCCAGAATTGATGGAGCGAATGCGCGAGCACGCAGAGCGCTTCGATACCGAGATCGTCTACGATCATATCAACGCGGCCAACTTGAACGAACGCCCCTTCAAACTAACTGGCGACAGCGGCGAATACAGCTGCGATGCGTTAATCATTGCAACAGGCGCCTCAGCCCTCTATCTGGGACTGCCATCCGAAGAAGCTTTTATGGGCAAAGGCGTTAGCGCTTGTGCCACCTGCGACGGTTTTTTCTACAAAAACCAGAAAGTAGCCGTTGTCGGCGGCGGTAATACAGCGGTTGAAGAGGCTTTGTACCTGTCTAATATCGCTTCCGAGGTTACCCTCATCCACCGTCGTGACAAACTTCGCTCCGAGAAGATCCTGCAGGATAAACTGCTGGAGAAAGCTGAAAACGGCAATATTCGGCTTGAATGGAATCATACCCTAGAAGAAGTTCTGGGCGATGACAGCGGCGTTACCGGTGCCCGCATCAAGAGCACCGAAAGCGGTGAAACCAAAGACCTGGATGTCGCAGGCGTATTTATCGCCATTGGTCACAAGCCCAACACCGACCTTTTCGAAGGGCAACTCGAGATGAAAGACGGCTTTCTCAAGGTGAACAGCGGAACCGAAGGCAACGCGACACAAACAACGATTCCAGGCGTGTTTGCCGCTGGAGACGTCGCTGATCACATCTATCGCCAGGCGATCACATCCTCCGGTACCGGCTGCATGGCTGCCCTGGATGCCGAACGTTTCCTGGACGACGAATAA
- the aat gene encoding leucyl/phenylalanyl-tRNA--protein transferase: MPNVSWTTNKSSSMPLLPWLDEHKVIFPSPDESLTEPNGLLAAGGNLTTETLLDAYSKGIFPWFSQGEPILWWSPDPRLILKPHELHISRSLRKTLRKNVYKVTMDQAFARVMQECAAPRSYTEQTWITPEMLDAYCELHRHGHAHSVECWQQDLLVGGLYGVAMGKAFFGESMFSLANDASKVALVHLCGQLAQQGFELVDCQVESPHLASLGAYNLPRDEFLLQLQPLISDTEATPKPSGWQLNWQYDG, translated from the coding sequence ATGCCGAACGTTTCCTGGACGACGAATAAGTCATCATCCATGCCTCTGCTGCCCTGGCTTGATGAACACAAGGTCATCTTTCCATCGCCCGACGAATCCCTGACGGAACCCAACGGGCTTCTGGCAGCAGGGGGCAACCTAACAACAGAAACCCTTCTAGACGCCTACAGCAAAGGAATATTTCCCTGGTTTAGTCAGGGCGAACCCATTCTATGGTGGTCCCCCGATCCCAGGTTAATACTCAAACCCCACGAATTACATATCTCACGCTCACTGCGTAAAACATTGCGCAAAAACGTCTACAAAGTGACCATGGATCAGGCCTTTGCAAGAGTGATGCAGGAGTGTGCAGCACCAAGAAGCTACACTGAACAAACATGGATAACGCCTGAGATGCTCGACGCTTACTGCGAGCTTCACCGACACGGACATGCCCACTCGGTGGAATGTTGGCAGCAAGACCTCTTGGTGGGTGGACTCTACGGTGTTGCCATGGGCAAAGCTTTCTTTGGAGAATCTATGTTCAGCCTGGCCAACGACGCCTCAAAAGTGGCTCTGGTTCACCTGTGCGGACAACTTGCCCAGCAAGGGTTTGAGCTGGTCGACTGCCAGGTGGAAAGCCCGCATTTGGCGTCATTAGGTGCATACAACCTGCCCAGAGATGAATTCCTGCTTCAACTCCAGCCCCTGATCAGCGACACTGAAGCAACACCAAAGCCTTCAGGCTGGCAATTGAACTGGCAATACGACGGATAA
- a CDS encoding arginyltransferase encodes MSDLKELRFYTTPAHDCSYLSEQQATTLFLDPEERIDHSLYSQLSNFGFRRSGKHLYRPHCGQCQACIPIRIPAARAIPSKSQKRVLQRNRHLKYKMRPASFEPQHYQLYERYINSRHGDGDMSPPTQEQYESFLTSSWEFCHLYEFFDDEKLVAVSITDRLTDGLSAIYTYFDPDYARNSLGSYCILKQIEFCRDLDLPYLYLGYWIKQCQKMSYKGKYRPLELLIDNQWMELR; translated from the coding sequence ATGTCCGACCTAAAGGAATTGCGCTTTTACACAACCCCGGCTCATGATTGCAGCTACCTTAGCGAGCAACAGGCAACTACGCTTTTTCTCGACCCGGAAGAGCGTATTGACCACTCACTCTACAGCCAGTTATCCAACTTTGGCTTCCGCCGAAGCGGCAAACACCTTTACCGACCTCACTGCGGTCAATGCCAAGCCTGCATACCCATTCGAATTCCAGCCGCACGCGCGATCCCTAGCAAAAGTCAGAAACGAGTGCTCCAGCGAAACCGGCACCTGAAATATAAAATGCGCCCCGCCAGCTTCGAGCCGCAGCACTACCAGCTCTACGAACGCTATATCAATAGTCGTCACGGCGACGGCGATATGTCCCCTCCAACCCAGGAACAATACGAATCTTTCCTGACCAGTAGCTGGGAGTTTTGCCACCTCTACGAATTTTTTGATGATGAAAAGTTGGTAGCCGTTTCAATTACTGACCGCCTGACCGACGGGCTTTCAGCGATCTATACCTACTTTGACCCCGACTACGCGCGCAATAGCCTGGGCAGTTACTGCATATTGAAACAGATTGAATTTTGCCGAGACCTCGACCTTCCCTATCTATACCTCGGGTATTGGATAAAGCAGTGCCAGAAAATGAGCTACAAAGGCAAATACCGGCCACTGGAACTCCTCATTGACAACCAATGGATGGAACTTCGCTAA
- the infA gene encoding translation initiation factor IF-1: protein MAKEDSIEMEGTVIDTLPNTMFRVELENGHVVTAHISGKMRKNYIRILTGDKVRVELTPYDLSKGRITYRAR, encoded by the coding sequence ATGGCAAAAGAAGACTCTATTGAAATGGAAGGCACTGTCATCGACACGCTTCCCAACACCATGTTCCGCGTTGAGCTGGAAAATGGCCACGTGGTCACCGCGCACATTTCAGGAAAAATGCGTAAAAACTACATTCGAATTTTGACCGGCGACAAAGTACGCGTTGAATTGACTCCTTACGACTTATCCAAAGGACGCATCACTTACCGCGCCCGCTAA
- the clpA gene encoding ATP-dependent Clp protease ATP-binding subunit ClpA, with product MLNKELEVTLNLAFKDARMKRHEFMTVEHLLLALLDNQAALNVLNACGADMERLRRDLTEFVDSTTPLIPSTDDERETQPTLGFQRVLQRAVFHVQSSGKREVTGANVLVAIFSEQESQAVYFLKQQSIARIDVVNYIAHGISRVQGTHEHGDADHHESVEEDATQEAGTNPLENFATNLNELAQQGKIDPLVGRDMELERVSQILIRRRKNNPLLVGEAGVGKTAVAEGLAKRIVDGEVPEILSEATVFSLDLGALLAGTKYRGDFEKRFKQLLGELAKRDHAILFIDEIHTIIGAGAASGGVMDASNLLKPLLTTGNIRCIGSTTFQEFRGIFEKDRALARRFQKVDVNEPSVQDTVDILKGLKSRFEEHHQIKYKNAALQVAAELADRYINDRHMPDKAIDVIDEAGAFQRLQPESRRRKTIGVEEVESIVAKIARIPPKSVSSSDKEILETLERNLKLVVFGQDEAISSLATAIKLSRAGLKAPEKPVGSFLFSGPTGVGKTEVSRQLSEGLGIELIRFDMSEYMERHTVSRLIGAPPGYVGFDQGGLLTEAINKNPHSVLLLDEIEKAHPEVFNLLLQVMDHGTLTDNNGRKADFRNVIIIMTTNAGAETISRSSIGFTEQDHTSDGMEAIKKLFTPEFRNRLDGIIQFGALSTESIKRVVDKFLIELQAQLDDKKVLLDVDELARNWLAEQGYDKLMGARPMARIIQDSIKRPLAEEILFGDLATSGGTVHVTIEDGKLALKAEAAA from the coding sequence ATGCTGAATAAAGAGTTGGAAGTAACCCTCAACTTAGCGTTCAAAGATGCGCGCATGAAGCGCCACGAATTTATGACAGTGGAACATCTGCTGTTAGCGCTGCTGGATAACCAGGCGGCGCTGAATGTTTTGAATGCTTGTGGCGCCGATATGGAGCGCTTACGGAGGGATCTTACTGAATTTGTTGATTCAACCACGCCGCTTATTCCCAGTACCGATGATGAACGCGAAACGCAGCCCACTTTGGGCTTTCAGCGGGTACTTCAGCGGGCGGTTTTTCATGTTCAGAGCTCCGGTAAGCGTGAGGTCACCGGCGCCAACGTACTGGTTGCCATCTTTAGCGAACAGGAAAGCCAGGCTGTATATTTCCTTAAACAACAAAGCATTGCGCGCATCGATGTGGTCAATTATATTGCGCACGGCATATCTCGAGTGCAGGGAACGCACGAGCATGGTGATGCAGATCACCACGAAAGCGTTGAAGAGGATGCTACCCAGGAAGCAGGTACCAACCCTCTTGAGAATTTTGCTACAAATCTCAACGAACTGGCGCAGCAGGGTAAAATAGACCCGCTTGTTGGTCGTGATATGGAGCTGGAGCGAGTCTCCCAGATTCTAATTCGCCGTCGCAAAAACAACCCCCTGTTGGTTGGTGAGGCCGGGGTAGGTAAAACTGCCGTTGCGGAAGGTTTGGCAAAGCGAATTGTTGATGGTGAAGTGCCTGAGATTCTATCGGAAGCGACGGTGTTTTCTCTTGATCTCGGGGCGTTGTTGGCAGGTACTAAATATCGCGGTGATTTCGAAAAGCGTTTCAAGCAACTTCTGGGCGAGCTTGCTAAACGTGATCATGCCATTTTGTTTATTGATGAGATTCATACCATTATCGGTGCCGGCGCAGCATCTGGTGGGGTGATGGATGCTTCTAATCTGCTGAAGCCCTTGCTGACCACAGGAAATATTCGCTGCATTGGTTCAACGACCTTTCAGGAGTTTCGTGGCATTTTTGAAAAAGATCGGGCGCTGGCTCGTCGCTTTCAAAAAGTTGATGTCAACGAACCGTCGGTTCAGGACACTGTCGATATTCTGAAAGGGTTGAAGAGCCGGTTTGAAGAGCATCACCAGATCAAATACAAGAATGCGGCTTTGCAGGTCGCAGCGGAGCTGGCCGATCGTTATATCAATGATCGTCATATGCCTGATAAAGCGATTGATGTAATCGATGAGGCTGGTGCTTTCCAGCGTTTGCAGCCTGAGTCCAGGCGCCGTAAAACGATTGGTGTTGAAGAGGTTGAGTCGATTGTTGCCAAGATTGCGCGTATTCCACCCAAGAGTGTTTCTTCGTCCGATAAGGAGATTTTGGAGACCCTCGAGCGTAATTTAAAGTTGGTTGTCTTTGGTCAGGACGAGGCGATTTCCTCCCTCGCTACAGCTATCAAGCTGTCGAGAGCAGGGCTCAAAGCTCCGGAGAAGCCCGTTGGTTCCTTCCTCTTCTCTGGTCCAACCGGGGTTGGTAAAACCGAAGTCAGCCGGCAGCTTTCTGAAGGTTTGGGTATCGAGTTGATTCGGTTTGATATGTCCGAGTATATGGAACGCCATACCGTATCAAGATTGATTGGAGCGCCACCAGGCTATGTTGGATTTGATCAGGGTGGCTTGCTAACGGAGGCGATTAATAAAAACCCTCACTCGGTGTTGCTGCTTGATGAGATTGAAAAAGCGCATCCAGAAGTCTTCAACCTGCTTTTGCAGGTGATGGATCACGGCACCCTGACCGATAACAATGGGCGTAAGGCGGACTTTCGCAATGTTATCATCATTATGACAACCAATGCCGGGGCGGAGACTATTTCCCGTAGCTCGATCGGTTTTACAGAGCAGGATCATACCAGTGATGGTATGGAGGCTATCAAGAAGCTGTTCACCCCGGAATTCAGGAATCGACTCGACGGCATTATTCAATTTGGAGCGCTATCTACGGAAAGCATCAAACGTGTTGTTGATAAGTTTCTTATCGAATTGCAGGCGCAGCTGGATGATAAGAAGGTGCTTTTGGATGTCGATGAGTTGGCGCGCAACTGGTTAGCCGAACAGGGTTATGACAAGCTGATGGGTGCGAGACCGATGGCGCGAATCATCCAGGACAGTATCAAGCGGCCCTTGGCTGAGGAGATTCTGTTCGGGGATCTGGCAACGTCCGGTGGTACCGTTCACGTAACCATTGAAGATGGGAAGTTGGCCTTGAAAGCCGAAGCCGCTGCATAG
- the clpS gene encoding ATP-dependent Clp protease adapter ClpS: MGKVFDVRLTLDNEDGQEGDGNLAVAPAKPKLKPPPLYRVVLMNDDYTPMDFVVEVLEIFFNMNREKATQVMLTVHTEGKGVCGIFTRDIAETKAEQVNQYSRECQHPLQCKIERE; the protein is encoded by the coding sequence ATGGGTAAAGTTTTTGATGTTCGTCTAACATTAGACAATGAGGATGGTCAGGAAGGTGATGGCAATTTGGCGGTAGCGCCAGCCAAGCCAAAACTGAAGCCACCACCACTGTACAGGGTTGTCCTCATGAATGATGACTACACACCGATGGATTTTGTAGTCGAAGTACTGGAGATCTTCTTTAACATGAATCGTGAGAAGGCGACTCAAGTCATGTTGACGGTTCATACTGAGGGTAAAGGAGTCTGTGGAATCTTTACGCGAGATATTGCGGAAACTAAAGCGGAGCAAGTGAATCAATACTCTAGAGAGTGCCAACATCCGCTGCAATGTAAGATCGAACGGGAATAA
- the cspD gene encoding cold shock domain-containing protein CspD codes for MPIGKVKWFNNAKGYGFILPEGSDEDLFVHYSSIQMDGYKTLKAGQDVNFDILQGPKGLHAINITATEPAASEPTTEQTISSQEEVLSSET; via the coding sequence ATGCCTATTGGTAAAGTAAAGTGGTTTAACAATGCCAAAGGGTATGGTTTTATTTTGCCGGAGGGTAGCGACGAAGATCTCTTCGTTCATTACTCATCCATCCAGATGGATGGTTACAAGACCCTGAAGGCCGGTCAGGATGTTAATTTCGATATCCTGCAAGGTCCAAAAGGTCTTCACGCCATAAACATCACCGCCACGGAACCGGCAGCCAGCGAACCTACAACCGAGCAAACCATTAGCAGCCAGGAAGAGGTTCTATCTAGCGAGACTTGA
- the moaE gene encoding molybdopterin synthase catalytic subunit MoaE, with amino-acid sequence MMKVVVQQEDFSLQEEVDLLRQGNSSVGAIVTFTGVVRDLNLDAGVSALELECYPAMVEKTLNTILEQAAERWQVMDATVIHRVGRLAVEDQIVFVGVTSKHRGDAFSACEFIMDFLKTDAPFWKKEHAEDSARWLDARVSDQGAKERWK; translated from the coding sequence ATGATGAAGGTTGTTGTTCAGCAGGAGGACTTTAGCCTGCAAGAGGAAGTTGACTTGCTTCGTCAGGGTAATAGTTCGGTAGGTGCCATTGTCACATTTACCGGTGTGGTGCGTGACCTTAACCTGGATGCAGGGGTTTCAGCACTTGAGCTTGAGTGTTATCCGGCCATGGTGGAGAAGACGCTGAATACTATTCTGGAGCAAGCTGCTGAGCGTTGGCAGGTGATGGATGCGACGGTGATTCATCGCGTCGGTCGCCTCGCGGTGGAGGATCAGATCGTTTTTGTCGGCGTTACCAGTAAACACCGGGGTGATGCCTTTTCAGCTTGTGAATTTATTATGGATTTTCTTAAAACCGATGCGCCTTTCTGGAAGAAAGAGCACGCAGAAGATAGCGCACGCTGGCTCGATGCGCGGGTAAGCGACCAGGGAGCTAAAGAACGCTGGAAGTGA
- the moaC gene encoding cyclic pyranopterin monophosphate synthase MoaC — protein MSQQRFTHLDDQGHAHMVDVTEKQITQRVAVAESWVALNQETFDLITGGEIEKGDVLATARIAGIQAAKRCSELIPLCHPLALTKVKVEFELYPEQKRIRVQALCKLAGRTGVEMEALTAASVAALTIYDMCKAVDKGINIENTRLLEKSGGKSGHWQAAGGA, from the coding sequence ATGAGTCAGCAACGTTTTACCCATCTGGATGACCAGGGCCACGCCCATATGGTCGATGTTACCGAAAAACAGATTACGCAGCGGGTTGCTGTTGCTGAATCCTGGGTGGCGCTCAATCAGGAAACCTTCGACTTGATCACCGGTGGGGAAATAGAAAAGGGTGACGTGTTAGCGACGGCTCGTATTGCCGGCATTCAGGCGGCTAAACGCTGCTCCGAATTGATTCCGCTTTGTCATCCACTGGCCTTGACCAAGGTGAAAGTCGAATTTGAGCTTTACCCGGAACAAAAACGAATTCGTGTCCAGGCGCTTTGCAAGTTAGCTGGAAGAACCGGGGTGGAAATGGAAGCGCTAACGGCCGCGTCCGTCGCTGCGCTGACCATCTACGATATGTGCAAGGCTGTAGATAAGGGCATCAATATTGAAAATACCCGTTTGTTGGAAAAGTCTGGTGGTAAATCCGGGCATTGGCAGGCGGCGGGGGGCGCATGA
- a CDS encoding NUDIX hydrolase — protein MEWPPHITVAAIIEDDGKFLFVEEEDQGKPVINQPAGHLEPGETFIEATLREVLEETCWEVSIEFLVGIYVYESPHNQTIYHRYCYCGHPVRHRTDAVRDTDITGVHWLSFDSLLQPDRRLRSPLVKRCLDDYLNGTCYPLALIKEHG, from the coding sequence ATGGAATGGCCCCCGCACATCACCGTAGCTGCCATCATTGAAGACGACGGTAAGTTTTTATTTGTGGAAGAAGAAGATCAAGGGAAGCCGGTCATCAATCAGCCGGCAGGCCACCTGGAACCTGGGGAAACATTTATTGAGGCCACACTCAGGGAAGTGCTCGAAGAAACCTGTTGGGAAGTCAGCATAGAATTTCTGGTCGGCATCTATGTGTATGAGTCCCCTCACAACCAGACAATCTATCATCGTTATTGTTACTGTGGACATCCAGTGAGGCATCGAACAGATGCCGTTCGAGACACCGATATCACAGGCGTTCACTGGCTATCATTCGACTCATTGCTGCAGCCCGATCGGCGCTTACGCAGCCCGCTCGTCAAGCGATGCCTGGACGATTATCTGAACGGAACATGCTATCCATTGGCACTTATAAAAGAGCATGGGTAA